From the Glycine max cultivar Williams 82 chromosome 11, Glycine_max_v4.0, whole genome shotgun sequence genome, the window CTCTAGGCTCCAAATTTAGTTTATGACCACTTCTTGTATCTTGAACATTTCAGGAAGAACAGATAAGTTGAATGTCAATCTATCATATTCTATCAAACCAAGTCATTTCCTTCATTTGAGTAAACCAAGAAAGCAGAGCAGCTTGagccatcatttttttttctattggtcATAACCATGAAAGTTAATGAATACAACAACCAATAACTACGATAGAAAAAACGCCCAACAATGTGCATTAAAAGGAAAGAATGCCAGTAATATTTGGATATCACTAAATATGCTTACCTCCTCGCACTCAGATTTCAGCTTTGGATCAACATTCAATCCAGTTTTCTTCTTGTAGGCAGCAAGTAGCTGCTTTGTGCGTGCTTCTTTAACAGCTTTTTCTTCTTTGGTCTCTAGAACCTCTCCTGGACGTATAACTCTTCCACCACCAAACTGAAAAGGCCCCAAAGGAAAATGTAAAGAGTGGACTACTAAGTTGTTTTCATTCGGCAGGACAATTTGACAAACACTAAATGCCATACTGTTTTTGAAATATTGCCAGGTCTAGGAAAGACACCCCAGGTAGAAACTTTTGGCTTGTAAAGTTCAGCCTCGTCTTCCTTATTAGTTTGTTCAGGTTCTGGAGTCGTTGCATCATCAAACTTGCTTGTATCTCCAATAATAAGCTCCACCTCAGGCAAGTCACCATCAAAGTAAGGTTCTGAAATAGGAACCAATCCAGGTGGCAATCCCCTAGTCATCTTCTTATCTGCAAAGTCAAGCCCTGCAAAATCCATCCTTGAAACTGAAAGTTCTCCCTTCTTACCAACCTTATTTTTTCCTGAACTCCTCTCACTCACTCCCAGGGATCCTAGAAATGAATTCAGACATCCATTTTAGAACAAAATGCATATTGAAGGACACACACATACCTTCTCCTTATGCATATTAAAGAAACATCGATGTAAGTCCAAGTGAGATGAAAGATTTCAACAAATTTGAAGTGTATAAGTTGATTTTCACTTCGGGGGAAAACTCAGTTCGTTATACCTTCTCGTTATGCATATTGAAGTTTATGGgttatttgtttaaacttataataagtaattttactaggttaattaagtttttattctctcaacttttttatattccaatttttaaagttgtttttacaAGTTTAGTCATCCATTCATTTTTTCATCAGCATttttgcatcaacatttttagttcctcaaatatttttttgtttacttttagtctctcatttatttttattgcctaactttatttcttattttgttcatttttagtcccttatttttatatattatgaactaattgtgagaaataaaaaaataaacaactaaaaatagacaaaaaaattaaaggaatgaAAGTActgaaagaaaattaataaaaaaaactaaaagttgttaaataaataaagcgaGTAAAAATTAGAATATGAAAAGGTTGAAatactaaaaacttaattaagcctaagttaaccaattttttaaaacaagtgttttttaaaataacaaataggaATTTGTTTCtcaacatacaaaaaaaaactgtttttttagCATAACAGTTTAGACAAatagaccaaaaaaaatatttattttatcaaaataaatcttttttgataaataaactGATCATATATTCCGGACTGTTTgggtaaatttatttaaaattatttataagaaaaaagaatgagATGAATTTCTCTGTGAGATCGATCAACTCATGATTACCTAATTCGTAATGTGTCTCATAACTTCTATAAAAGAGGAGAGAAGATCTTTATTCTATTACATGAATAAAGCCCACGAATGAATTTACtcgcaacaacaacaattattaTTACCTTGAGTTGTTTCAGTAACAGCTGCAACGGCTTTATTCTGCTTGTACTTTTTGGCCTTCTCGATTGCAATCTTCACAGAATCTGGCAAATCCTTTGGGGTCTCATCACCAACGTTTCTCTCTTCAGCCGaattttcatcattattataATCAGCTTTATACGCGTTGGCCTTGCTAAACGCCAACTCCACGGGATCAACGGGTGCGGCGGGCTCTGGAGCGTCGGGGGAGGCGGGCTCAGAAGATTCAGCATTGTCTGGGCCCACGGCCCAAAAGAGCAGCTTGGCGGGCTTGTACGTTGTTGAAGGCGGCGGGCCTGCTGCGAGTTTTGCCGGGGACACGACGCGCAATGAAGAGAACCATGGAGGCTGTAAACAAGCCATGTGTGAgcgagagaaagagagaacaaTCAGCAGCGAGTATGTGTCGCAGTGTTTGCAACGTAGAGTAATCCAGACATTCAGTTTCTTCTGGTTCTTATCCTGTTCTTACTTGTTAGTTAGATAAGGCAAAGCAAACcaacaatttttctaaaatttttattcagcttaactacattattttttaatttcaatttagtgtttttaatttttatttttgtaaaaaaaatattttagtctttataaaaaatatttttattttatttttcatcttgaaatattttaaataatatttaattaataaaaaaatatataaattaaaataaaaaaaatgttaaattcgAAGaacgaaaaaatattttatttttttattttttattttatcaagttTATTAATtcctcattttaatttttttcacaattttaaaatacatattgtTTAATACTAGTAGTGTTTTTATctataattacaataataataaaccatAGTTTTTTATTTGTCGATAATGTAAAAACTTCAATATATGAATTTAactctcttttttattcatatttcacaTAAATCTTAATTAAGCTATAATTATATAGGTAATGTTTGATGCACAATTATATTAACATATATCTATTAACGAAACTAGTTTAGTAGTTGTAAGAAAGTAAAATTACTTACaattcaaattaatgattatttaagTGGACTTTCTTTATAGTCTCACAATATGTCATTGACATCCGGTTGATATTGGGGTAGTTTTTCCGTTCTACCgcttttattcaataaaaatataaataactttttaaatatgtgtatgttattttttttagtttttttatacaaaaatgattttaagtattaaagaatttatattaatttataattatatctaAATGGATAAGGGTGGTGGAAGAGGTAGTGGGATTTCTCCCTATAACAAAAATTAGCAATTAATATTGATCAATTAGACaaaaaagatatttgatttattttatagttaaaatagaaataaatacaaatataaataaagtgtGAAACTCATGTATAATTTCACATGTCATGATACATCatttattatataacaaaaaatattatatttaagattatCCTAATTAAGACATGTATGATTATTATAAGTGGTAAAACTTCTCCTTTTTAAGTATTTGATATATTTACATGTTAAATACTCAAATTCAATATTATTGATTAAGTCTACAACAATTTCATATCAATTGAACTTTTTACTTAAATAAGCATTTTGAAAAGGTTAAGTTTGAAACCTTTTTCATAAGTGAATTAAGTGAGGTGAAGTCTTACTTATACTATGATATAGGCCCTTGATTGGtctttaaaaagttatatttttaaacgTGTCATGTGATTGTTGTCATATtttcaatgtattttttttacatatcatggtgctaataaaaaaattatacttatattttaaacatgTTACAGTGTAATATGCAGTattaacttatttatatatttgttttataatatatataactaaaagtTATTGACACAACTAATTTAACATTTaagatttttaacaaaaattcaaatacgATTATTAGCTTGGACATGaaatattatctacacaaaaaatattaatgagatGTACACaaataattatctattttttatttcttcataaacattttaatttttatgttatttcttcataaacttaaaaatgtatattttatattatatttctattgTTTTCTTAAGGCATTATGTA encodes:
- the LOC100784194 gene encoding uncharacterized protein produces the protein MACLQPPWFSSLRVVSPAKLAAGPPPSTTYKPAKLLFWAVGPDNAESSEPASPDAPEPAAPVDPVELAFSKANAYKADYNNDENSAEERNVGDETPKDLPDSVKIAIEKAKKYKQNKAVAAVTETTQGSLGVSERSSGKNKVGKKGELSVSRMDFAGLDFADKKMTRGLPPGLVPISEPYFDGDLPEVELIIGDTSKFDDATTPEPEQTNKEDEAELYKPKVSTWGVFPRPGNISKTFGGGRVIRPGEVLETKEEKAVKEARTKQLLAAYKKKTGLNVDPKLKSECEEALKDGDLLMNVGKLKEALPYYEKVMDKLTFQSELHGLAALQWSICQDSLSRSNEARGMYEKLKSHPNPKVSKKARQFMYSFQAMEMMKMTTGSQFYLKNSDYQNYFDAFVENKSNYPGGDGPVQESAMNQVLPYILFLVSPIFVVLLIAVRKGI